Within Sorangiineae bacterium MSr11367, the genomic segment GATCTGCTCGATCATCTCGGGGGGCAGGACGTGCTGTCGTTTACCGGGTCGCTCGAAACCTCGGAGAAGTTGCGCAATCATCCGGCGGTTTCGCGCAATGCAGTTCGCTTCATCGCCGAGAGGGACTCGCTCAATGCCGCGGTGCTCGGCCCCGATGCCGCCTTCGGAACGCCGGAGTTCGATCTCTTCGTGAAGGAAGTCGTTCGCGAGATGACCGTCAAGGCGGGGCAAAAGTGCACGGCAATCCGGCGTATCCTCGTCCCGAGGGCGCTCGAGGGCGCCGCCCTTGACGCGCTGCAAACGCAGCTCTCGACGGTCACGCTCGGCGATCCTCGGCTGGACGGTGTGCATATGGGGCCACTCGTCGGACTGACGCAGCGCGATGCGGTCCGCAAGAGGATCGCCGAAATCGCGCGCGAGGCCGAAGTGGTGTACGGCGACCCCGAGAAAGCGGACGTCCTCGGCGGTGATATCCGCGTCGGCGCGTTCATGGGCCCCGTGCTTCTTCGGTGCGGCCGGCCGCGGGAAGCGCGCCACGTTCATGCGACGGAGGCCTTCGGCCCGGTTGCCACCGTCATGCCGTACGACGATTTGGACGAAGCCGTCTCTTTGGTGGCGAAAGGGGAGGGAAGCCTCGTCGCATCGGTGTTCACCTACGACGAGGCTTCCGCCGACGCGCTGATCTCGGGCATCGCACCCTTTCACGGGCGCGTGTTGGTGCTCGATCGAGACTGTGCAAAAGAGTCGACGGGGCACGGTTCGCCGCTGCCCGGGCTCGTGCACGGAGGCCCCGGGCGCGCAGGTGGCAGCGAGGAGTTGGGCGGCCTGCGGGCCGTCTACCATGGCATGCAGCGCACGGCCGTGCAGGGTTCCCCGAGGCGAATCGCGGCCCTCACGCGGGCTTGGATCAAGGGGGCGCCCGCACCGGTATCGATGTCGCATCCGTTCACGCGCGACTATGATGCGCTTGCGGTCGGCGACACGGTGTGGACGCACGCGCGCACGATCACGCTCGAAGACATCGAGCATTTCGCGCAGTTCACCGGCGATACGTTCTACGCGCATATGGACGAAGAAGCCGCGAAGGCAAATCCGTTCTTTCCGGGCCGCGTCGCGCACGGATATCTCGTGTTGTCCTTCGCGGCCGGTCTCTTCGTCGACCCGGCGCCCGGACCTCTTCTGGCCAACATTGGTTTGGACAATCTGCGCTTTCTCAAGCCCGTTTGCCCGGGAGAGGAGATCCGCGTCCGGCTCACGGTGAAACAAAAGCAGGCGCGGAAATCGGAATATGGCGAAGTACGCTGGGATGCAGAAGTATTCAACCAGCAAGACGAAACCGTTGCCCGCTACGATCTGCTCACCATGAGTGCGCGCCGCCGGACCTGATCGAAGTCCACAAGGGGCACGTAACGCGGCTTTCGATAACTCGTCCCGGTCTGGAGAGTGTGTTGCAGTCAAGCAGCGGCAGCGGGACAATCCCGGCGGGGCCGGCGCCCTCGTCCGTCTCTCATGCGAGGATCGCCAGACGTGATGGCGATCCTTTCTCTCTGAACCACACACCGCGCCGGTCTCGCCGGTTTCGTCGCGCTTCCGCGGTTCGCGCACAGCGAAGACTCGAGAACCGTTACATTCCATCGCAAGTCACCTTGGCGTGCTCACTGGAAGGCTCCACGGAAGGCGCGCTGCATGTGCCGCAGCTCGCCTAAGAGACGAGCCAGGTGCTCGCCGTGATGGCCATGGCGTCCGCCCCTTCGCATCGGGCGTTTGGACGGTATGTCGAGCGTGGCTCGAGCGAACACGCGGCCGATCGTCTCTTCCCACCTAGGACGCAGGCTCGCCGGATCGACGACGACAGCACGTTCGATCAATCGCTGCTCGATCGTATCGACTTCGAACATCTCATCGGTGAACGGCCACAATTCATCGATCGCGGTCGAAACGTGCCTGTGGTTTTCCTCCGTACCGTTCCCGAGACGGATGACCCACGCAGCCGAATGGCTCACATGGTAGGTCGATTGGTTCCTCGCCTTGGCCGCAATGGCAGCGAGTGTCGCGTCGCTGGATTGCGTCAACGCCCGCCAATAGGGATGGATGAAGGCAGAATAGAAAAATTGCCGCACGATGGTTCGCGCGAAATCGCGATGGGGCTGCTCCACCAGGAGCAGGTTTCCGTAGCCGCCCGCGTTGCGAAGGTAGGCATAGGCGTCTTCATCGCGTCCGGCTGCTTCGACCTGCCCGGCATAGGCATAAAGCCACCGCGCTTGGTCGATGAGGTCGAGGCCGATGTTGGCGAGGGCCATGTCCTCTTCCATGGTCGGTGCGTGTCCGCACGACTGGGAGAGACGATGGCCGAGAATCAAGGCGTCATCGGCCCGGCGCAGCGTGTAACGAAAGAGCGGCGTCGGAAGCAGGGTGACGGATCCCATGTCGCGGTCCTCCCTCGGTCCGAAAAATATATGTAACAGAAAATATAATGTCAAATCAGCTCTGTAACATGTCGAAACGAAAGGAATCGTTGCGCCGCGAAGGGGGTTCTACCCTTTGAATCGCTTGTAAATTTCGCGTGCGCTCGGTAGCGCCCCGCCCGTCTCGTCGGTCGCGTTTTCGTCCAACCAGCGTTCGGAGCCTTCGAGGACGCGGGCGTAGATCTCGGCGCAGAGGCTTCGAGCGGCGGAGCCGGGCCAGCTTTCGGGTAGGATCTCGATGGGCAGAATGGGATCGCGCAGCACGATGCGTCGATATTCGTGAATGAGCAGGACCCGCGCGACCAGCGCGTCGCGATCGGTGGAGGGCGGCCCGGCGTCGAGCGCCGCTCGGAGCGGCTCGAACGCCGCCATGAAGCGGCGGTACGCATGGGCCGTGGCTTCCAAGGGCCAGCCGCGTGCCGCGAGAGTCCGATGGGTGTCGCTGTCACCGCTCGCATGCAGCCGGAGAACACCCGACGCCGCATGTGGAATGGAGGCTCCGGCAGGCGCGATCCACATGCCTGGTGCCGGCTCGCCGAATCCCGCCTCGTGGAGGATGGTCCGCATCGGTTCGCGTTCCATGCCGGCATCCGGCAGGAGGAGCTCGTAATGTCCGCGCCACCGCGGCGGCCGCAGATGGTAGATATGCTCCGTCGCCTGGCGGAAGGTTTCTTTGCCCTTTTCGGCGAGCCGATAATAGCTGTTGCGGCTCACGCGGTGACGTTCCAGCCAGCCATCGGACGCGAGGCGCGACATGGCGGTTCGCACGACGCCGCCCGAAATGCCGATGGCGTCGAAGAACGCGAGCAAGGTACCGAGCCAGACGCATCCTCCGCGCGGCACGATGGCATCGCCGTACAGCGTAATGATGATGGACCACGTGCGCGACGGCTCGCCTCGGACATGATCGAGAATCCGCGCGAGAGCCGCCCGATGCCTCACGGCTTCGGCGTCTCCGTCACCGCCGCCGCAGCGGGACCCGCGCCCGCCGTGATCATCCTGGTGACCAGCCGCGCATATTCCGCTCGACTGAGTCCCTTGCCCTCGCGGAACCACAGATAGTGCCAATTGAGCATACCGAACATCGACATCGTGATCGGCTTGAGCAGCGGACCGCGGCCGACATCGGGAAGGGCCTCGGCAATGGTGTCGGCGAAGATGGTGACCAGCCTTCGCTCCATCACGAGCAGGATTTCCTGGCTCTCTTTTGGCAAAAGCTTGAGATTGGCAATCTGCACCTGATGCTCGGCGTCGGCGTCACGGTAGGCTTCGAGCAATGCAGCGGCGAGCGCGTGGAGGCGCTTCTTCGGGTTCTTGTGCGACTGCGCGGCCTTCTCGATCTCGGCGACGAGCATCCCCAGATGCTGCGACAGAATGTCGAAGAGCACCGCCTCCTTGTCGGGGTAGTAGTGGTAAAGGAGCGCCTTGGAGACACCGCAGGCCTCGGCGATCATGTTGATCGAGCTGCCGGTATATCCATGTCGGGCGAAGAGCTCGGCGGACTTGTGCAAGATGGCCAATCGCTTGGTGTCGTAGTCTCGAGCGCGCGTGCGAGCCATCCGGGTGCCGTCCTATCCTTTACGATACGACGCATACCAAAGATTGTCCGGATGGTCGATCGATCGTCAGACCCGCCGCGCTACGACCCGGTATGTGTTGGACCAGCCCGGGCGCCGGGCCAGTGGCGCGAGGCTTCGGTCGAGAAGGTACGCGAGCAAGAAGAAGGGAAGCTACACGGTCCGCAGCACGCCTTTCAAGAGCTGCACCGCGGCGCCGTTGGAGGTGCGGCGCCAGGGGCCATCGATGAGGGGCGTGATGTGGGCGAGCATCAGGTAGGTGCTGACAGTGACGTCCACCGGTTGATGCACTTCGCCGCGGTGCCAGGCAACCGGTTCGAAGCCGTGTTCGCGCAAAAGGCGTCCCAGGTTCTTCGCGCTTAGGAAGTGGCGGTGCTGCGGCTGAAACCACTGCATCCATTGGCGTCCGAGCAGGCGCCCAAAGAAGCAGTCGGGATCCGGCACCTCGACGAAAAAGAGGCCGCCCGGATGCAGCACGCGCGAGGCGGCGTCGATTTCGGCGCGCGGATCGGTCGTGTGCTCGAGGTAGTGGCTCATGCTGATGACATCGTAGGAGGCGCCTTCGGCCACCAGCTTGGGCGCGACGTCGGGAAACAGCCCGCGGATGCCGCGCTCGATCCAATGGCGGCGCTCGGCGTCCTCGATGCTCTGCGAAAGATCGAGGCCGTCGAAGCGCGTGTTCGGGAGCGCGTCGCGGGCGATGGTGCAGAAGTGCCCGTGGCCGGCTCCCACGTCGAGCCAGCGCTCGGGACTCCTCACCGCCGCCACCATTTCGGCGCGCTCGCGGTATACGGCTGGGGCCGATGCGAAGAGGTTCGCGAGCTCTTCTCCACCGAGGCCGTCGTAGAAGTCGCGGGTAGTAGAAGGCGAGAGCCTCGATCGAGAGCCGCGGGTTCTGGAAGACGTGGCCGCACCCGCGGCAGCGCGAGAGCGTGAAGCGTCCCGGCTTGCCTTGGTAGAGGTCGCCGACGTCCCGAGAAACAGCTGCAGGGACACCGCCGTGGGGCGTGTCACCGACGGCACGTAGAGAATGCCCTTTTTACGCGTGGGGCCAGATCTTGACGCCGTCCTTGTTCATCTCCTGCACGATGGCGTCGTCGGGCGACGTCCACGACCATGCCTCGGCCAGGCGGCCCGCGTTGCTGCGCGAGATCTGGCGCAGGGGCGAGTACTTGCTGCTCGCCAGATCGCTCGCGTAGTAGCGCCATTCCCCTTGTTGGCCGCTCGTCAGCTCGCTGGCATCACCACGCCGTTCGCTCGCATCCTGGGACCCGTCGCTCGGATCGTTCGCGCGCTCGTTGTCGGATTGGCAGGCGGACCACGTGAGCCAGAAAAAGGGGACGGCGGCCAGCGGCAGGAGATTTCGCGCGTTCATTGCGTGACGCAGGTGAAGCTTGCAGCCGCGTTGGGATTCGGGCCCGTGTACCTCGGCCAGGTCGGATAACGGCACATCGGCCGCGTGCGACCTTGGGTGGTCAGATTGGCGTCGGTGGCAACGAGGTTGGCGGGGGCTTGGCCCCTTTCGGCCCAGTTTTCGATCGCGCTGATGGAATCCCACGTTGCGTTGAACGTGCCGGCGCCGTGGCCGAGACCGGGAATCACGTAATAGCGCAAGAACGAATCGGCCCGCGCTTGTCCGAACGTGCTCACCAGACGAGCGTAATAGGCGTTGGTGAGGCCCACGTTCACCGCGAAATCGCCGGTTCCATGGACGATTATCAATTTGCCTCCACGCGCTTCGAACGCGGAGATGTCCGGGTTTTGCGCGTCCGTTTGATTGGATAGTGCGATCAGCTGATTACGCCAGGCATTGGGAGCGAACGTCAGCGAATCGAAGTTCGGATCCTTCGTCACGAAGTAGCGAATGACGGCATCACTCAGCACGTGCAATCCGGCGTTGAACGGGCTCGGCGGGCGGGATGGGAAGGGGCTCATGCCAAAGTCGAAGGGGAAGACGATCTCTGCACCTTGGTAGATGGGCCATTTGGGATGATCGGTGAGGCCCGCCTGGAGCGGAAAGTCGAGCTTGAAGGGCGTGTTCATCGTATTGAGGGCGGCGATTTGTGCGTCGGAGAGGCACCAGTCGCCGAACTCGCCGCCGCCGGGGCAACGGCTGTTCTGCACGTCGAAGGCCGTCTCGCAGGACCTCGTGTCGCTCACGATGCCGTCCTGCACCCCGTCGAGCGCATCACAGGCCCGGAGAACCGCCGAGCGCAGTGTGGCGACTTTGTTGGAGTTCAGGAAGGCGCCGGGCGCGTAGAGGGCCTTCGCCACACGGTTTCCCGCGATCATCACCATGGTGAAGGACAGCGCGGGGGAGTGGGCGACCACGCCGTCGTAATCGCTGGGCCAGCGTTGTACGACCAAGAGAGCTTCGTGACCACCCTGCGAACCACCTGCGAAGTACATGCGTTGGGCGCCGGCACCGTAACGTGCCTGGATCAGCACCTGCGCCGTGTCGTGCGTCTTCTTCAATTGGTCGCCGGTGAAGTTTGCCCGCGCTTCGGCGTTCAGGGCAAAAGATCCGTCGGCCGGGGTCGGGCCCGTGTGACCGGAGTCGCTGCCGAACGTGGCATACCCCCGCGCGAGGGGTGATGCGGCGTTGGCCGAAGCGGCGGGCACGTTGTCCACCCCCGTCACCAAGAGTCCACCGAGGCCGGCGCCGCCGTAGTGCACGGCCTTGCCATTCCACTGGCTCGGCAGGTTCAATTGGAAGTTGATGGGCGGTGCAGTGGGATCCACCGGGCGAATCGCGCCCTCGACCTTGCAGTACTCCGGTGTGGCGCCGCTCGCCGCGACCACCGTTGCCTTGGAGACCGTCGCTCCACCCGTCGGCAAGGCGATGGAAGACGGTGGCACCATCCTTCCTGCAAGCGCGCCGCATGTCTCGGCGAGCGCGCGACTCTCGTCCGAAGATGTCGCGGTTGCACCGCCGTCACCGCTGGAGCATGCCGCGGCGGTTGCACAGAATCCACAGATCGACACGAAGATTCGGCTCGTCATGGGGAATACCTCCTCCATTCAGGATTTCTAATAATTAACCGATTGTCCGGTTAATTCAAGTCCTATACGTCCCGAAATGTTGATTTAGGTTTTGCGCTTTGCGTCAATTATTTCGCGTGCTGAGGTCTAATTGAAATTAGTGTAATTCGAGATAAGACGGTGGGCGATTTTAGCAAAATCACGCGCAGGGCGTAATGGATCGCCATTGCCTCCCGATTGTCCGGGAGCAATAAGACAGCGCACGTTCGTGCCGGGCGAGAATTGCAATCAGTATCATCATGGCCGGACGGTGCCGAAATAGGAATTTGATAATGTGAGTAGTTACTTACTATCGATCAGCCATCGAAGCGGTACAGCATCGTGTCCGCGCGGAAGCGGACCTCCGCGGTCAGGCTGTTGGCGACGAGCAGATAGCGCTGGCCGTTGACGACGAAGGCGGCGGCATCGGTGCCGCCGGTGGTCGGAAATGCGTCGGCGAGTTCGAAGCGGCCGTGCTCCCAGCGGTAGATCTGCGACATCAGCGACGTCTGCGGGTCGTGCGGTGTGCCGGTGATGAAGCACACGCGCACGAGGTAGCGGCCATGCGCTCCGTCGATCAGTTTCAGTTCGCGGCCGCCCGCATCGCCGAGCGTCTGCACCGGCTCGAAGCGTGTGCCGTCGAAGCGGTACAGGCGGGTCGTATCGGTCAGGTTCGCGAAGACCATCCACAACGTCCCCGCGTCCTCGAAGAAGCAGAATGCGCGGCCGCCCGTTTCGGCGAGCGTTTGCATCGGCTCGAAACGGCCATCGTGCCAGCGATGGATCTGCGAGCCGTCGACGTGGTCCGCGTATGCGAGAAAGTGCCGCGCGCCGGCGCTCGCAAACGCCCAGTTGTAGCCCCCGCGTCCGTCGAACGTCTGGAACGGCACGAAGCGCGCGCCGTCCCACTCGTACAGGCGCGATTCGCGCGGATGACGCGGTACCGTGCCTTCGACCGTCACGCCCTGCGCGAGCGCGAGAAAGTGCCGCTCGCCGAGTGTGAAAAAGCGCCACTGTTTCGCCGCGAACACATCGAAGATCTGGAACCGCTGCCAGCGCGCACCGTCGTGCTCGTAGAGCACGGCTTCGACGTCGAGCGAATAGGGGCCACGGCCCGAGCGCACGCCGCAGGTCGCAAGAAAGCGACGCGCGCCGAGCGTGAAAAACTCGGCGTCCTCGCCACCCGGCACCGGCAGGGCGTCGCATGCGACGAAGCGGTCCGTGTCCCAGCGGAAGATCAGCGTGTTGGTGTTGCTGTCGCCGCCGTTCATAGCGGCGGCTTGGCCAGGTATGTCGAGCGCGAGCTGCGGGATCGCAACGTGCAGCCGGCCTTCGAGCTCGAAGGTTTCGACTGCGCGGGCGCCGCTCGTGGCCAGCGCCTGGACCGGTGTCAGGAGACGGGTCAAAGCGGCGGCGCCGCGTTCAATGTTTTCCATGGCCGGCCTCGAGATGAGGGAGGGGGATCGCGGATGACGGCGCGTGCTGATCGTCCGGATCGCTGCGGTCGCGAGGGCGGCGCCGTGCAACGAGCCCAATCCCGAGCGAGCCGCAGAGCGCGAACAGCGAGGCGATTGCGAACAGCGTGTCGAGCGGCAACTTCTGCGCGAGCAGGATGCCGCCGACCGTCGGCCCGACGATCGAGCCGATGCGACCGATCGCCATCGTCCAGCCGATCCCGGCCGCGCGGACCCGCGTCGGAAAGAGCCGGCTCGCGATCGCGGGAATCGTCAATTGGCCGCCCACGAGACAGGCGCCGACCGCGAACAGCATGCCGAATGCCGCGTTGCCCGCGCCGATCACGCGGCCGAGGGCGAACACCAGCCCCGCGCCGCACGCGAACGAGATCGCCACCGGCCCGAAAGGCCCGACGCGGCCGACCACCGCCGAGAGCAGCAGCGCGCCGGTGATTCCGCCCAAGTTCAGCACGACTGCGCCGAGCGCGGCACGGTCCGGCGCGATGCCGTTGAAGTTCAGGATCATCGGCATGAAGCTGACGAGAAAGCCCGACAGGATCATGCACGCGAGCGTGCCGAACCAGAACGCGAGCGCCGGCACGAGCCGGCCGTCCGCGAGCACGTCGCCGACGACCGTGCCGAACACGCTGGGGTTGCGTGGCTCGCGACCGCCAGCAGCGGGCGCCGAGGGGATCACGAGCAGCACCGGCACGAGCACGGCGAGCGCGAAGCCGCCGCCCATCAAGAATACGAACGGCCAACCGAAGCGCATCATCACCGCCGCGGTGATTGCGCCGCCGACCACCGCGCCGAGTGGAAAGCCGATGAACATCAGAATGACGAGCGACGAGCGTCGCTGCGCGGTGCTGCTCTCCGCGGTGATCGCCGCGACCGCCGGAATCGCGCCCCCCAGTCCGAGTCCGCCGATGAAGCGTAACGCCGCGAGTGAGGCGGCCGATTGGGCAAACGCGCACGCGAGTGTGAACACGCCCGTGACCACGAGCGCGACGAGCAGCATCGGCCGGCGGCCAAAACGGTCTGCGACCGGGCCGAAGATTAGCCCGCCGAACACGGTGCCGACGAAGCCCCCGCCGAACACGCGACCGAGCGCGGCATGATCGATGTGCAGCGATTTCGCGAGCAGCGGCGCAACGAACGACAGCATCAGCGTGTCGAAACCGTCGATCATCATGACCGCGAAGCAGACCAGCGTGATGCGCACGACGGGTAGGGCCGGTGCGAGGCTATGACGGCGCGGGTCTGGCGTTGCTGCGTAAGTCATGGCGATGCGTCTCCGTGGCGGGCGTCTAGCTGGCGGTTGGGTACTCCACGTTGGTGAAGCCCGGGATCACGACCCGTTCGGGCAGGTTGCCGTTGTCGTTCAATTGGTCGACGATCCAGTCGGCCACGCAGTTCGACAGCAGCTGTGCGGGGTCTTCCATGATGCGGCGCAGCCGGGCGCTCATCGCGCGGCGGTCGTCGGGCGATGCGATCGGCGGCATGTTTTCCGCGGCCGTCGGTTCGAAGCGATAGCCTTCGTGGCCGGGGAACAGCGCGCGGCCGACGTCGATGCTCGCCCGCGTGTTCTGCCACAGCGTGCGGTAGGTCTGCTCCAGCGCGGCGAGCCCTTCGGCGTCGGGCAGATCGGCTACCGAGAACGACGGCGCGTGCGGCGCGACGAACAGCCGCTCCGGCGGCAGCGTGCGATCTGATGCGCGCCAGATCAGATGGCACATGTTGTTCGACGCCCATGTCGCACCCGCGGTCGGACGGCCGGATCGGCCGCTGACCAGCACCATCGCGCGTCGCCAGTCGAGCGTCTGCGCGCGCAGCCAGCTGCCGATGCGGTAGACGATGTCGAGAAGCGCGAGCCCGAAGGTCGCGAACATCACGTCGTTCATCGGCACCGGCAGCGCGTGCGCGCCCCGCGGCGCGAAATAGAGGTCGAGCAATGCTTCGAACGTCATCAGGTCCGGCTCGCGCTGCGCACGCTCCAGCATGTCGAGCGATACCGCGCACGTGTAGTCGACGAGCGCGGCGATCTTCGCTTCCTGGCCCGCGAGACTCTTCACCGCGATGCCGTCGCGCCACAGCGCCACCGAATTGGTGTCGCGTACGCGCGCCGCGTGACCGGCGAGCATCATGGCACCACGGCGCCAGCCACTGTCGGGTGCGTCGCGCCGGCCGGTGTCGTCGAGTTCGCGCATCCGCGCGAGATACGCGAGCGCGAGCGGCAGATGCGATACCGCCGTGAGCTCGATGAAGCCGCGCGTGGATTTGCGAAAGCTTTCGATCTGCGCCGCGCGGCCCGAGCCCGGAAAGAGCG encodes:
- the paaZ gene encoding phenylacetic acid degradation bifunctional protein PaaZ, coding for MSILLDSYVKDRWIAPSTRLVDIPSAIDGHTVARISSLGLDFGEMVHHARTVGGPALRALTFHQRADLLRALAEYLNARKEPLYALAADTGATKRDNAIDIDGGIGTLFAYASRGRRELPSERFVVEGPTESLSKGGNFVGAHVLTALRGVAVHINAFNFPCWGTLEKLAPALLAGLPVITKPATQTTYVTQAMVRSIIESGILPPGTLQLICGSPGDLLDHLGGQDVLSFTGSLETSEKLRNHPAVSRNAVRFIAERDSLNAAVLGPDAAFGTPEFDLFVKEVVREMTVKAGQKCTAIRRILVPRALEGAALDALQTQLSTVTLGDPRLDGVHMGPLVGLTQRDAVRKRIAEIAREAEVVYGDPEKADVLGGDIRVGAFMGPVLLRCGRPREARHVHATEAFGPVATVMPYDDLDEAVSLVAKGEGSLVASVFTYDEASADALISGIAPFHGRVLVLDRDCAKESTGHGSPLPGLVHGGPGRAGGSEELGGLRAVYHGMQRTAVQGSPRRIAALTRAWIKGAPAPVSMSHPFTRDYDALAVGDTVWTHARTITLEDIEHFAQFTGDTFYAHMDEEAAKANPFFPGRVAHGYLVLSFAAGLFVDPAPGPLLANIGLDNLRFLKPVCPGEEIRVRLTVKQKQARKSEYGEVRWDAEVFNQQDETVARYDLLTMSARRRT
- the paaC gene encoding phenylacetate-CoA oxygenase subunit PaaC encodes the protein MGSVTLLPTPLFRYTLRRADDALILGHRLSQSCGHAPTMEEDMALANIGLDLIDQARWLYAYAGQVEAAGRDEDAYAYLRNAGGYGNLLLVEQPHRDFARTIVRQFFYSAFIHPYWRALTQSSDATLAAIAAKARNQSTYHVSHSAAWVIRLGNGTEENHRHVSTAIDELWPFTDEMFEVDTIEQRLIERAVVVDPASLRPRWEETIGRVFARATLDIPSKRPMRRGGRHGHHGEHLARLLGELRHMQRAFRGAFQ
- the paaX gene encoding phenylacetic acid degradation operon negative regulatory protein PaaX — protein: MRHRAALARILDHVRGEPSRTWSIIITLYGDAIVPRGGCVWLGTLLAFFDAIGISGGVVRTAMSRLASDGWLERHRVSRNSYYRLAEKGKETFRQATEHIYHLRPPRWRGHYELLLPDAGMEREPMRTILHEAGFGEPAPGMWIAPAGASIPHAASGVLRLHASGDSDTHRTLAARGWPLEATAHAYRRFMAAFEPLRAALDAGPPSTDRDALVARVLLIHEYRRIVLRDPILPIEILPESWPGSAARSLCAEIYARVLEGSERWLDENATDETGGALPSAREIYKRFKG
- a CDS encoding TetR/AcrR family transcriptional regulator, with amino-acid sequence MARTRARDYDTKRLAILHKSAELFARHGYTGSSINMIAEACGVSKALLYHYYPDKEAVLFDILSQHLGMLVAEIEKAAQSHKNPKKRLHALAAALLEAYRDADAEHQVQIANLKLLPKESQEILLVMERRLVTIFADTIAEALPDVGRGPLLKPITMSMFGMLNWHYLWFREGKGLSRAEYARLVTRMITAGAGPAAAAVTETPKP
- a CDS encoding class I SAM-dependent methyltransferase, whose translation is MRSPERWLDVGAGHGHFCTIARDALPNTRFDGLDLSQSIEDAERRHWIERGIRGLFPDVAPKLVAEGASYDVISMSHYLEHTTDPRAEIDAASRVLHPGGLFFVEVPDPDCFFGRLLGRQWMQWFQPQHRHFLSAKNLGRLLREHGFEPVAWHRGEVHQPVDVTVSTYLMLAHITPLIDGPWRRTSNGAAVQLLKGVLRTV
- a CDS encoding tannase/feruloyl esterase family alpha/beta hydrolase; the protein is MTSRIFVSICGFCATAAACSSGDGGATATSSDESRALAETCGALAGRMVPPSSIALPTGGATVSKATVVAASGATPEYCKVEGAIRPVDPTAPPINFQLNLPSQWNGKAVHYGGAGLGGLLVTGVDNVPAASANAASPLARGYATFGSDSGHTGPTPADGSFALNAEARANFTGDQLKKTHDTAQVLIQARYGAGAQRMYFAGGSQGGHEALLVVQRWPSDYDGVVAHSPALSFTMVMIAGNRVAKALYAPGAFLNSNKVATLRSAVLRACDALDGVQDGIVSDTRSCETAFDVQNSRCPGGGEFGDWCLSDAQIAALNTMNTPFKLDFPLQAGLTDHPKWPIYQGAEIVFPFDFGMSPFPSRPPSPFNAGLHVLSDAVIRYFVTKDPNFDSLTFAPNAWRNQLIALSNQTDAQNPDISAFEARGGKLIIVHGTGDFAVNVGLTNAYYARLVSTFGQARADSFLRYYVIPGLGHGAGTFNATWDSISAIENWAERGQAPANLVATDANLTTQGRTRPMCRYPTWPRYTGPNPNAAASFTCVTQ
- a CDS encoding MFS transporter; the encoded protein is MRITLVCFAVMMIDGFDTLMLSFVAPLLAKSLHIDHAALGRVFGGGFVGTVFGGLIFGPVADRFGRRPMLLVALVVTGVFTLACAFAQSAASLAALRFIGGLGLGGAIPAVAAITAESSTAQRRSSLVILMFIGFPLGAVVGGAITAAVMMRFGWPFVFLMGGGFALAVLVPVLLVIPSAPAAGGREPRNPSVFGTVVGDVLADGRLVPALAFWFGTLACMILSGFLVSFMPMILNFNGIAPDRAALGAVVLNLGGITGALLLSAVVGRVGPFGPVAISFACGAGLVFALGRVIGAGNAAFGMLFAVGACLVGGQLTIPAIASRLFPTRVRAAGIGWTMAIGRIGSIVGPTVGGILLAQKLPLDTLFAIASLFALCGSLGIGLVARRRPRDRSDPDDQHAPSSAIPLPHLEAGHGKH
- a CDS encoding DUF5624 domain-containing protein, with product MIHEPNAAFAGLFRAFTSDPASIGGQLTQQMNQRDANAPLLVSTGSDIALFPGSGRAAQIESFRKSTRGFIELTAVSHLPLALAYLARMRELDDTGRRDAPDSGWRRGAMMLAGHAARVRDTNSVALWRDGIAVKSLAGQEAKIAALVDYTCAVSLDMLERAQREPDLMTFEALLDLYFAPRGAHALPVPMNDVMFATFGLALLDIVYRIGSWLRAQTLDWRRAMVLVSGRSGRPTAGATWASNNMCHLIWRASDRTLPPERLFVAPHAPSFSVADLPDAEGLAALEQTYRTLWQNTRASIDVGRALFPGHEGYRFEPTAAENMPPIASPDDRRAMSARLRRIMEDPAQLLSNCVADWIVDQLNDNGNLPERVVIPGFTNVEYPTAS